One window of Desulfovibrio subterraneus genomic DNA carries:
- a CDS encoding helix-turn-helix domain-containing protein produces MEAGEEKKGLAMEYGISRQTLYRLQKS; encoded by the coding sequence ATCGAAGCCGGGGAAGAGAAGAAGGGGCTGGCGATGGAGTACGGTATCAGCAGGCAGACGCTATACAGGCTGCAAAAAAGCTAG